One genomic window of Corynebacterium pseudotuberculosis includes the following:
- the pstB gene encoding phosphate ABC transporter ATP-binding protein PstB, with translation MSKLKIDGLNIFYGDFHAVQDINLEVPERSVTAFIGPSGCGKSTVLRSLNRMHEVTPGARVTGTVLLDGQDIYAPHVDPVTVRTTIGMVFQKANPFPTMSIEDNVVAGLKLAGAKDKKKLREVAEKSLRGANLWEEVKDRLNKPGGGLSGGQQQRLCIARAIAVEPEVLLMDEPCSALDPISTLAVEELIHELKQDYTIVIVTHNMQQASRVSDQTAFFSLEATGKPGQLVEVGKTKKIFSNPTNKETEDYISGRFG, from the coding sequence ATGTCTAAGCTAAAAATTGATGGGCTGAATATTTTTTACGGCGATTTTCACGCTGTACAAGACATCAATCTTGAGGTCCCGGAACGTTCGGTGACTGCTTTTATCGGCCCATCAGGTTGCGGAAAATCCACGGTATTGCGGTCTCTTAACCGCATGCATGAGGTGACACCGGGGGCCCGGGTAACGGGTACAGTGCTTCTCGACGGTCAGGACATCTACGCGCCGCATGTAGATCCCGTTACGGTCCGCACGACTATCGGAATGGTCTTTCAAAAGGCCAACCCGTTTCCCACCATGTCTATCGAGGACAACGTTGTGGCGGGCTTGAAGCTTGCTGGGGCCAAAGACAAAAAGAAGTTGAGAGAAGTCGCGGAAAAGTCGTTGCGCGGTGCAAATTTGTGGGAAGAGGTTAAAGATCGGCTCAACAAACCTGGCGGAGGGTTGTCCGGCGGGCAGCAGCAGCGTTTGTGCATTGCAAGGGCAATCGCGGTAGAACCCGAAGTGCTGTTAATGGATGAGCCGTGTTCTGCGCTTGACCCCATCTCCACGCTGGCGGTGGAGGAATTGATACATGAGCTAAAACAGGACTACACCATTGTCATAGTTACCCATAACATGCAGCAAGCCTCCAGGGTGTCTGACCAGACGGCGTTTTTCTCTTTGGAGGCCACCGGAAAACCTGGGCAACTGGTGGAAGTGGGGAAGACCAAGAAAATCTTCTCCAATCCAACAAATAAAGAGACGGAAGATTACATTTCCGGTCGGTTTGGGTAA